A DNA window from Daucus carota subsp. sativus chromosome 3, DH1 v3.0, whole genome shotgun sequence contains the following coding sequences:
- the LOC108214021 gene encoding clathrin heavy chain 1 isoform X2: MAAANAPITMKEALTLPSIGINAQFITFTNVTMESEKYICVRETAPQNSVVIIDMSMPSQPLRRPITADSALMNPNSRILALKASLPGTTQDHLQIFNIELKAKIKSYQMPEQVVFWKWITPKLLGLVTQASVYHWSIEGESDPVKMFDRTANLSNNQIINYRCDPSEKWLVLIGIAPGSPDRPQLVKGNMQLFSVDQQRSQALEAHAASFASFKVQGNENPSILISFATKSSNAGQITSKLHVIELGAQPGKVAFTKKQADLFFPPDFNDDFPVAMQISHKYSLIYVITKLGLLFVYDLETATAVYRNRISPDPIFLTSEASSAGGFYAINRRGQVLLATVNEATIVPFVSGQLNNLELAVNLAKRGNLPGAENLAIQRFQELFAQTKYKEAAELAAESPQGILRTPDTVAKFQSVPVQAGQTPPLLQYFGTLLTKGKLNSFESIELSRLVVNQNKKNLLENWLAEDKLECSEELGDLVKTVDNDLALKIYIKARATPKVVAAFAERREFDKILIYSKQVGYTPDYLFLLQTILRSDPQGAVNFALMMSQMEGGCPVDYNTITDLFLQRNLIREATAFLLDVLKPNLPEHAFLQTKVLEINLVTFPNVADAILANGMFSHYDRPRIAQLCEKAGLYVRALQHYAELPDIKRVIVNTHAIEPQSLVEFFGTLSKEWALECMKDLLLVNLRGNLQIIVQVAKEYSEQLGVEACIKLFEQFKSYEGLYFFLGSYLSSSEDPEIHFKYIEAAAKTGQIKEVERVTRESNFYDAEKTKNFLMEAKLPDARPLINVCDRFGFVPDLTHYLYTNNMLRYIEGYVQKVNPGNAPLVVGQLLDDECPEDFIKGLILSVRSLLPVEPLVDECEKRNRLRLLTQFLEHLVSEGSQDVHVHNALGKIIIDSNNNPEHFLTTNPYYDSRVVGKYCEKRDPTLAVVAYRRGQCDDELINVTNKNSLFKLQARYVVERMDGDLWDKVLNPENEYRRQLIDQVVSTALPESKSPEQVSAAVKAFMTADLPHELIELLEKIVLQNSAFSGNFNLQNLLILTAIKADPSRVMDYINRLDNFDGPAVGEVAVEAQLYEEAFAIFKKFNLNVQAVNVLLDNIQNIARAVEFAFRVEEDAVWSQVGKAQLRDGLVSDAIESFIRADDATQFLEVIHAAEDGDVYNDLVRYLLMVRQKTKEPRVDSELIYAYAKIDRLGDIEEFILMPNVANLHNVGDRLYDEALYEAAKIIYAFISNWAKLAVTLVKLKQFQGAVDAARKANSSKTWKEVCFACVDAEEFRLAQICGLNIIVQVDDLEEVSEYYQNRGCFNELISLMESGLGLERAHMGIFTELGVLYARYRHEKLMEHIKLFSTRLNIPKLIRACDEQQHWKELVYLYIQYDEFDNAASTVMNHSPDAWDHMQFKDIAVKVANVELYYKAVHFYLQEHPDLINDMLNVLALRVDHTRVVDIMRKAGYLHLVKPYMVAVQSNDISAVNEALNEIYVEEEDYERLRESIDLHDNFDQIGLAQKIEKHELLEMRRVAAYIYKKAGRWKQSIALSKKDNLYKDAMETASQSGDRELAEDLLVYFIEQGKKECFASCLFVCYDLIRADVALELAWMNNMIDFAFPYLLQFIREYTGKVDELIKDKIEAANEMKAKESEEKDVIKQQNMYAQLLPLALPAPPGMGGAGMSGYGQPPPPGMGGMGMPPMPPYGMPPMGY; the protein is encoded by the exons ATGGCGGCCGCGAACGCTCCGATCACTATGAAGGAGGCGCTTACG TTGCCTAGTATTGGGATCAATGCACAATTCATTACCTTTACGAATGTTACCATGGAATCAGAGAAGTATATATGTGTTCGGGAGACTGCACCACAGAACAGTGTTGTGATTATTGATATGAGCATGCCATCGCAGCCTTTGAGGAGGCCTATTACTGCCGATTCGGCTCTCATGAATCCGAATTCGAGAATTCTTGCTTTGAAAG CTTCACTTCCTGGAACTACTCAGGACCACCTACAAATATTTAACATTGAGCTGAAAGCAAAGATCAAGTCATATCAAATGCCGGAGCAG GTGGTCTTTTGGAAGTGGATCACACCCAAGTTGTTGGGTTTGGTCACTCAAGCATCTGTTTATCATTGGTCGATTGAAG GCGAGTCCGATCCTGTAAAGATGTTTGATAGAACAGCTAACTTATCCAACAATCAGATCATAAATTATAGATGTGATCCTTCAGAGAAATGGTTGGTTCTGATTGGAATTGCTCCTGGCTCACCTGAT AGGCCCCAATTGGTAAAGGGCAACATGCAACTTTTTTCTGTGGATCAGCAGCGCAGTCAAGCTCTTGAAGCACATGCAGCCTCATTTGCTTCATTTAAG GTTCAAGGGAATGAGAATCCTTCAATTCTCATTTCTTTTGCTACAAAAAGCTCTAATGCTGGACAGATTACATCAAAGTTGCATGTTATTGAGCTCGGTGCTCAGCCAG GAAAAGTGGCTTTTACAAAGAAACAAGCAGACCTGTTCTTTCCTCCTGATTTTAACGACGATTTTCCAGTTGCTATGCAG ATATCCCATAAATACAGTTTAATCTATGTGATCACCAAGTTGGGACTTCTATTCGTTTATGACCTTGAGACAGCAACTGCAGTCTACAGAAATAGGATCAGCCCAGACCCAATTTTCTTGACATCAGAAGCTTCGTCTGCTGGGGGTTTTTATGCCATCAATAGACGAGGTCAAGTTTTGCTTGCTACTGTAAATGAGGCTACTATTGTCCCGTTTGTCAGTGGCCAA TTGAATAATCTTGAGCTTGCTGTCAATCTTGCTAAAAGAGGAAACCTACCTGGTGCAGAGAACTTGGCAA TTCAGCGTTTCCAAGAGTTATTTGCTCAAACGAAGTACAAGGAGGCTGCTGAGCTAGCTGCAGAATCTCCTCAAGGAATACTCCGTACCCCTGACACAGTTGCCAAATTTCAG AGTGTTCCTGTACAAGCTGGACAGACCCCACCTCTGCTACAGTACTTTGGGACTCTACTAACAAAGGGAAAGCTAAATTCATTCGAGTCCATAGAACTTTCTCGCCTTGTTGTGaatcaaaataagaaaaatcTTTTGGAGAATTGGTTGGCGGAGGACAAGCTTGAATGTAGCGAGGAACTTGGGGATCTTGTAAAG ACTGTTGATAATGATCTTGCcttgaaaatatatatcaaagcAAGAGCAACCCCAAAAGTTGTTGCTGCTTTTGCTGAAAGAAGAGAATTTGACAAAATTCTTATATACTCCAAGCAG GTCGGCTATACACCTGATTATCTGTTCCTTCTGCAAACAATCCTTAGATCAGATCCCCAG GGAGCTGTTAATTTTGCACTTATGATGTCCCAGATGGAGGGAGGTTGTCCAGTTGATTACAACACTATAACCGATCTTTTTCTTCAG AGGAACCTGATCCGGGAGGCAACAGCATTTTTGTTGGACGTCTTGAAGCCAAATTTGCCAGAACATGCTTTCCTGCAAACTAAG GTTCTGGAAATAAACCTTGTTACCTTCCCGAATGTTGCTGATGCTATTTTGGCAAATGGCATGTTTAGCCATTATGATCGTCCTCGGATTGCCCAACTTTGTGAAAAAGCTGGTCTTTATGTTAGAGCTCTTCAG CATTACGCGGAGTTACCTGATATCAAACGTGTTATTGTCAATACCCATGCTATTGAGCCACAG TCCCTTGTGGAATTCTTTGGGACCTTATCAAAAGAATGGGCTTTAGAGTGCATGAAGGACCTTTTACTTGTCAATCTGAGAGGCAACCTTCAAATTATTGTCCAG GTTGCTAAAGAATATTCCGAGCAATTGGGAGTTGAAGCTTGTATTAAACTGTTTGAGCAATTTAAGTCGTACGAGGGGTTGTACTTCTTCCTTGGGTCCTATCTGAGCTCCAG TGAGGATCCTGAGATTCACTTCAAGTACATTGAAGCAGCTGCTAAGACTGGACAAATTAAGGAAGTTGAGCGTGTGACACGAGAATCAAATTTCTATGATGCGGAAAAAACAAAGAACTTTCTAATGGAAGCGAAACTTCCAGACGCACGACCACTGATTAATGTTTGTGATCGCTTTGGTTTCGTTCCAGATCTTACACACTACCTATATACAAACAATATGCTTCGGTATATTGAAGGTTATGTGCAGAAG GTCAATCCCGGAAATGCTCCTTTGGTTGTTGGGCAATTGCTAGATGATGAGTGTCCTGAAGATTTCATTAAAGGTCTGATCCTATCTGTTCGATCTCTACTTCCAGTTGAACCCCTGGTTGATGAGTGTGAGAAAAG GAATCGCCTTCGTTTACTTACTCAGTTCTTGGAGCATCTTGTGAGTGAAGGAAGTCAAGATGTACATGTTCACAATGCTCTTGGTAAAATCATCATAGATAGCAACAACAACCCAGAACACTTCCTCACTACCAACCCGTATTACGATTCACGCGTGGTTGGAAAATACTGTGAGAAGCGTGACCCTACACTTGCTGTGGTTGCTTACCGGAGAGGTCAATGTGATGATGAATTGATTAATGTTACGAACAAGAACTCTTTGTTCAAATTGCAGGCCAG GTATGTTGTCGAAAGGATGGATGGAGATCTCTGGGACAAAGTTCTTAATCCTGAAAATGAATACAGAAGACAGCTCATTGATCAAGTTGTTTCTACTGCTCTTCCTGAAAGCAAGAGCCCTGAGCAAGTATCTGCCGCTGTCAAAGCTTTCATGACTGCTGATCTTCCTCATGAGCTCATTGAGCTGCTGGAAAAGATAGTGCTTCAGAATTCTGCATTCAGTGGCAACTTTAATCTGCAGAACTTGCTTATCTTAACTGCTATTAAGGCTGATCCATCTAGGGTAATGGACTACATTAATAGGCTGGATAATTTTGATGGACCTGCCGTTGGGGAGGTGGCAGTGGAAGCCCAGTTGTATGAAGAGGCTTTTGCAATTTTTAAGAAGTTTAACTTGAATGTCCAAGCTGTCAACGTACTACTGgataatattcaaaatattgcaCGTGCTGTAGAGTTTGCTTTCCGCGTTGAAGAAGATGCTGTTTGGAGCCAGGTGGGTAAAGCTCAGCTGAGGGATGGTTTAGTGAGTGATGCGATTGAGTCATTTATTCGTGCTGATGATGCTACTCAATTTCTGGAAGTTATTCATGCTGCTGAGGATGGGGATGTATATAATGACTTAGTAAGATACCTTTTGATGGTTAGGCAGAAGACAAAAGAGCCCAGGGTGGACAGTGAACTCATTTATGCCTATGCAAAGATTGATAGACTTGGTGATATTGAAGAGTTTATTCTCATGCCAAATGTTGCTAACCTGCATAATGTTGGAGATCGGTTGTATGATGAAGCCTTGTATGAAGCAGCAAAGATTATCTATGCATTTATTTCGAACTGGGCCAAGTTGGCCGTAACTCTTGTCAAACTAAAACAATTTCAAGGTGCTGTTGATGCTGCTCGGAAAGCAAATAGCTCAAAGACATGGAAAGAAGTTTGTTTTGCTTGTGTTGATGCAGAAGAGTTCCGTTTGGCCCAGATTTGTGGGCTCAATATTATTGTCCAG GTCGACGACTTAGAAGAGGTCAGTGAATATTATCAGAACAGAGGATGCTTCAATGAACTGATCTCTCTTATGGAGAGTGGTTTAGGGTTGGAACGTGCTCATATGGGGATTTTCACTGAGTTGGGGGTCCTTTATGCTAGATATCGCCATGAGAAGCTCATGGAACATATTAAACTATTTTCTACCCGTCTCAACATCCCCAAGCTTATTCGAGCTTGCGATGAACAACAACATTGGAAAGAGCTTGTGTATTTGTATATTCAATATGATGAATTTGACAATGCTGCTTCGACTGTTATGAATCATTCTCCAGACGCTTGGGATCACATGCAATTCAAAGATATTGCAGTAAAAGTAGCAAATGTAGAGCTTTATTACAAGGCTGTCCACTTCTACTTACAAGAGCATCCGGATCTCATCAATGACATGCTCAATGTTCTTGCACTTCGAGTGGACCATACACGTGTGGTGGACATAATGCGGAAG GCTGGTTATCTGCATCTTGTGAAGCCGTACATGGTAGCTGTTCAGAGCAATGATATTTCTGCAGTGAATGAGGCTCTAAATGAAATCTATGTTGAGGAGGAAGACTATGAAAGGTTGAGGGAGTCAATTGACTTGCATGATAACTTCGATCAGATCGGCCTTGCCCAGAAG ATTGAGAAGCATGAACTTCTCGAGATGAGACGTGTAGCTGCTTACATTTATAAAAAGGCTGGAAGGTGGAAGCAGTCAATTGCGCTTTCTAAGAAAGACAATCTTTACAAAGATGCCATGGAGACTGCTTCACAATCTGGAGATCGTGAACTTGCCGAGGACTTGCTTGTATATTTCATTGAGCAG GGAAAGAAGGAATGTTTTGCATCTTGCCTTTTCGTTTGTTACGACTTGATTCGTGCAGATGTCGCTCTTGAACTCGCTTGGATGAATAACATGATTGACTTTGCATTCCCGTACCTATTGCAg TTTATACGTGAATACACAGGCAAAGTTGATGAACTAATCAAGGACAAAATAGAGGCAGCAAATGAAATGAAGGCTAAAGAAAGTGAAGAGAAGGATGTGATTAAGCAACAG AATATGTATGCACAGTTGTTGCCTCTTGCTTTACCTGCACCGCCGGGTATGGGAGGAGCTGGAATGTCAGGTTATGGCCAGCCACCACCACCAGGTATGGGTGGAATGGGGATGCCTCCAATGCCCCCATACGGCATGCCACCAATGGGATATTGA
- the LOC108214021 gene encoding clathrin heavy chain 1 isoform X1, producing the protein MAAANAPITMKEALTLPSIGINAQFITFTNVTMESEKYICVRETAPQNSVVIIDMSMPSQPLRRPITADSALMNPNSRILALKASLPGTTQDHLQIFNIELKAKIKSYQMPEQVVFWKWITPKLLGLVTQASVYHWSIEGESDPVKMFDRTANLSNNQIINYRCDPSEKWLVLIGIAPGSPDRPQLVKGNMQLFSVDQQRSQALEAHAASFASFKVQGNENPSILISFATKSSNAGQITSKLHVIELGAQPGKVAFTKKQADLFFPPDFNDDFPVAMQISHKYSLIYVITKLGLLFVYDLETATAVYRNRISPDPIFLTSEASSAGGFYAINRRGQVLLATVNEATIVPFVSGQLNNLELAVNLAKRGNLPGAENLAIQRFQELFAQTKYKEAAELAAESPQGILRTPDTVAKFQSVPVQAGQTPPLLQYFGTLLTKGKLNSFESIELSRLVVNQNKKNLLENWLAEDKLECSEELGDLVKTVDNDLALKIYIKARATPKVVAAFAERREFDKILIYSKQVGYTPDYLFLLQTILRSDPQGAVNFALMMSQMEGGCPVDYNTITDLFLQRNLIREATAFLLDVLKPNLPEHAFLQTKVLEINLVTFPNVADAILANGMFSHYDRPRIAQLCEKAGLYVRALQHYAELPDIKRVIVNTHAIEPQVCLSFTCLCLLSSSRDLSLEYISLFQSLVEFFGTLSKEWALECMKDLLLVNLRGNLQIIVQVAKEYSEQLGVEACIKLFEQFKSYEGLYFFLGSYLSSSEDPEIHFKYIEAAAKTGQIKEVERVTRESNFYDAEKTKNFLMEAKLPDARPLINVCDRFGFVPDLTHYLYTNNMLRYIEGYVQKVNPGNAPLVVGQLLDDECPEDFIKGLILSVRSLLPVEPLVDECEKRNRLRLLTQFLEHLVSEGSQDVHVHNALGKIIIDSNNNPEHFLTTNPYYDSRVVGKYCEKRDPTLAVVAYRRGQCDDELINVTNKNSLFKLQARYVVERMDGDLWDKVLNPENEYRRQLIDQVVSTALPESKSPEQVSAAVKAFMTADLPHELIELLEKIVLQNSAFSGNFNLQNLLILTAIKADPSRVMDYINRLDNFDGPAVGEVAVEAQLYEEAFAIFKKFNLNVQAVNVLLDNIQNIARAVEFAFRVEEDAVWSQVGKAQLRDGLVSDAIESFIRADDATQFLEVIHAAEDGDVYNDLVRYLLMVRQKTKEPRVDSELIYAYAKIDRLGDIEEFILMPNVANLHNVGDRLYDEALYEAAKIIYAFISNWAKLAVTLVKLKQFQGAVDAARKANSSKTWKEVCFACVDAEEFRLAQICGLNIIVQVDDLEEVSEYYQNRGCFNELISLMESGLGLERAHMGIFTELGVLYARYRHEKLMEHIKLFSTRLNIPKLIRACDEQQHWKELVYLYIQYDEFDNAASTVMNHSPDAWDHMQFKDIAVKVANVELYYKAVHFYLQEHPDLINDMLNVLALRVDHTRVVDIMRKAGYLHLVKPYMVAVQSNDISAVNEALNEIYVEEEDYERLRESIDLHDNFDQIGLAQKIEKHELLEMRRVAAYIYKKAGRWKQSIALSKKDNLYKDAMETASQSGDRELAEDLLVYFIEQGKKECFASCLFVCYDLIRADVALELAWMNNMIDFAFPYLLQFIREYTGKVDELIKDKIEAANEMKAKESEEKDVIKQQNMYAQLLPLALPAPPGMGGAGMSGYGQPPPPGMGGMGMPPMPPYGMPPMGY; encoded by the exons ATGGCGGCCGCGAACGCTCCGATCACTATGAAGGAGGCGCTTACG TTGCCTAGTATTGGGATCAATGCACAATTCATTACCTTTACGAATGTTACCATGGAATCAGAGAAGTATATATGTGTTCGGGAGACTGCACCACAGAACAGTGTTGTGATTATTGATATGAGCATGCCATCGCAGCCTTTGAGGAGGCCTATTACTGCCGATTCGGCTCTCATGAATCCGAATTCGAGAATTCTTGCTTTGAAAG CTTCACTTCCTGGAACTACTCAGGACCACCTACAAATATTTAACATTGAGCTGAAAGCAAAGATCAAGTCATATCAAATGCCGGAGCAG GTGGTCTTTTGGAAGTGGATCACACCCAAGTTGTTGGGTTTGGTCACTCAAGCATCTGTTTATCATTGGTCGATTGAAG GCGAGTCCGATCCTGTAAAGATGTTTGATAGAACAGCTAACTTATCCAACAATCAGATCATAAATTATAGATGTGATCCTTCAGAGAAATGGTTGGTTCTGATTGGAATTGCTCCTGGCTCACCTGAT AGGCCCCAATTGGTAAAGGGCAACATGCAACTTTTTTCTGTGGATCAGCAGCGCAGTCAAGCTCTTGAAGCACATGCAGCCTCATTTGCTTCATTTAAG GTTCAAGGGAATGAGAATCCTTCAATTCTCATTTCTTTTGCTACAAAAAGCTCTAATGCTGGACAGATTACATCAAAGTTGCATGTTATTGAGCTCGGTGCTCAGCCAG GAAAAGTGGCTTTTACAAAGAAACAAGCAGACCTGTTCTTTCCTCCTGATTTTAACGACGATTTTCCAGTTGCTATGCAG ATATCCCATAAATACAGTTTAATCTATGTGATCACCAAGTTGGGACTTCTATTCGTTTATGACCTTGAGACAGCAACTGCAGTCTACAGAAATAGGATCAGCCCAGACCCAATTTTCTTGACATCAGAAGCTTCGTCTGCTGGGGGTTTTTATGCCATCAATAGACGAGGTCAAGTTTTGCTTGCTACTGTAAATGAGGCTACTATTGTCCCGTTTGTCAGTGGCCAA TTGAATAATCTTGAGCTTGCTGTCAATCTTGCTAAAAGAGGAAACCTACCTGGTGCAGAGAACTTGGCAA TTCAGCGTTTCCAAGAGTTATTTGCTCAAACGAAGTACAAGGAGGCTGCTGAGCTAGCTGCAGAATCTCCTCAAGGAATACTCCGTACCCCTGACACAGTTGCCAAATTTCAG AGTGTTCCTGTACAAGCTGGACAGACCCCACCTCTGCTACAGTACTTTGGGACTCTACTAACAAAGGGAAAGCTAAATTCATTCGAGTCCATAGAACTTTCTCGCCTTGTTGTGaatcaaaataagaaaaatcTTTTGGAGAATTGGTTGGCGGAGGACAAGCTTGAATGTAGCGAGGAACTTGGGGATCTTGTAAAG ACTGTTGATAATGATCTTGCcttgaaaatatatatcaaagcAAGAGCAACCCCAAAAGTTGTTGCTGCTTTTGCTGAAAGAAGAGAATTTGACAAAATTCTTATATACTCCAAGCAG GTCGGCTATACACCTGATTATCTGTTCCTTCTGCAAACAATCCTTAGATCAGATCCCCAG GGAGCTGTTAATTTTGCACTTATGATGTCCCAGATGGAGGGAGGTTGTCCAGTTGATTACAACACTATAACCGATCTTTTTCTTCAG AGGAACCTGATCCGGGAGGCAACAGCATTTTTGTTGGACGTCTTGAAGCCAAATTTGCCAGAACATGCTTTCCTGCAAACTAAG GTTCTGGAAATAAACCTTGTTACCTTCCCGAATGTTGCTGATGCTATTTTGGCAAATGGCATGTTTAGCCATTATGATCGTCCTCGGATTGCCCAACTTTGTGAAAAAGCTGGTCTTTATGTTAGAGCTCTTCAG CATTACGCGGAGTTACCTGATATCAAACGTGTTATTGTCAATACCCATGCTATTGAGCCACAGGTTTGTCTTTCATTCACGTGCTTGTGCTTGCTATCATCTTCTCGTGATTTGTCCTTAGAATATATCTCTTTGTTTCAGTCCCTTGTGGAATTCTTTGGGACCTTATCAAAAGAATGGGCTTTAGAGTGCATGAAGGACCTTTTACTTGTCAATCTGAGAGGCAACCTTCAAATTATTGTCCAG GTTGCTAAAGAATATTCCGAGCAATTGGGAGTTGAAGCTTGTATTAAACTGTTTGAGCAATTTAAGTCGTACGAGGGGTTGTACTTCTTCCTTGGGTCCTATCTGAGCTCCAG TGAGGATCCTGAGATTCACTTCAAGTACATTGAAGCAGCTGCTAAGACTGGACAAATTAAGGAAGTTGAGCGTGTGACACGAGAATCAAATTTCTATGATGCGGAAAAAACAAAGAACTTTCTAATGGAAGCGAAACTTCCAGACGCACGACCACTGATTAATGTTTGTGATCGCTTTGGTTTCGTTCCAGATCTTACACACTACCTATATACAAACAATATGCTTCGGTATATTGAAGGTTATGTGCAGAAG GTCAATCCCGGAAATGCTCCTTTGGTTGTTGGGCAATTGCTAGATGATGAGTGTCCTGAAGATTTCATTAAAGGTCTGATCCTATCTGTTCGATCTCTACTTCCAGTTGAACCCCTGGTTGATGAGTGTGAGAAAAG GAATCGCCTTCGTTTACTTACTCAGTTCTTGGAGCATCTTGTGAGTGAAGGAAGTCAAGATGTACATGTTCACAATGCTCTTGGTAAAATCATCATAGATAGCAACAACAACCCAGAACACTTCCTCACTACCAACCCGTATTACGATTCACGCGTGGTTGGAAAATACTGTGAGAAGCGTGACCCTACACTTGCTGTGGTTGCTTACCGGAGAGGTCAATGTGATGATGAATTGATTAATGTTACGAACAAGAACTCTTTGTTCAAATTGCAGGCCAG GTATGTTGTCGAAAGGATGGATGGAGATCTCTGGGACAAAGTTCTTAATCCTGAAAATGAATACAGAAGACAGCTCATTGATCAAGTTGTTTCTACTGCTCTTCCTGAAAGCAAGAGCCCTGAGCAAGTATCTGCCGCTGTCAAAGCTTTCATGACTGCTGATCTTCCTCATGAGCTCATTGAGCTGCTGGAAAAGATAGTGCTTCAGAATTCTGCATTCAGTGGCAACTTTAATCTGCAGAACTTGCTTATCTTAACTGCTATTAAGGCTGATCCATCTAGGGTAATGGACTACATTAATAGGCTGGATAATTTTGATGGACCTGCCGTTGGGGAGGTGGCAGTGGAAGCCCAGTTGTATGAAGAGGCTTTTGCAATTTTTAAGAAGTTTAACTTGAATGTCCAAGCTGTCAACGTACTACTGgataatattcaaaatattgcaCGTGCTGTAGAGTTTGCTTTCCGCGTTGAAGAAGATGCTGTTTGGAGCCAGGTGGGTAAAGCTCAGCTGAGGGATGGTTTAGTGAGTGATGCGATTGAGTCATTTATTCGTGCTGATGATGCTACTCAATTTCTGGAAGTTATTCATGCTGCTGAGGATGGGGATGTATATAATGACTTAGTAAGATACCTTTTGATGGTTAGGCAGAAGACAAAAGAGCCCAGGGTGGACAGTGAACTCATTTATGCCTATGCAAAGATTGATAGACTTGGTGATATTGAAGAGTTTATTCTCATGCCAAATGTTGCTAACCTGCATAATGTTGGAGATCGGTTGTATGATGAAGCCTTGTATGAAGCAGCAAAGATTATCTATGCATTTATTTCGAACTGGGCCAAGTTGGCCGTAACTCTTGTCAAACTAAAACAATTTCAAGGTGCTGTTGATGCTGCTCGGAAAGCAAATAGCTCAAAGACATGGAAAGAAGTTTGTTTTGCTTGTGTTGATGCAGAAGAGTTCCGTTTGGCCCAGATTTGTGGGCTCAATATTATTGTCCAG GTCGACGACTTAGAAGAGGTCAGTGAATATTATCAGAACAGAGGATGCTTCAATGAACTGATCTCTCTTATGGAGAGTGGTTTAGGGTTGGAACGTGCTCATATGGGGATTTTCACTGAGTTGGGGGTCCTTTATGCTAGATATCGCCATGAGAAGCTCATGGAACATATTAAACTATTTTCTACCCGTCTCAACATCCCCAAGCTTATTCGAGCTTGCGATGAACAACAACATTGGAAAGAGCTTGTGTATTTGTATATTCAATATGATGAATTTGACAATGCTGCTTCGACTGTTATGAATCATTCTCCAGACGCTTGGGATCACATGCAATTCAAAGATATTGCAGTAAAAGTAGCAAATGTAGAGCTTTATTACAAGGCTGTCCACTTCTACTTACAAGAGCATCCGGATCTCATCAATGACATGCTCAATGTTCTTGCACTTCGAGTGGACCATACACGTGTGGTGGACATAATGCGGAAG GCTGGTTATCTGCATCTTGTGAAGCCGTACATGGTAGCTGTTCAGAGCAATGATATTTCTGCAGTGAATGAGGCTCTAAATGAAATCTATGTTGAGGAGGAAGACTATGAAAGGTTGAGGGAGTCAATTGACTTGCATGATAACTTCGATCAGATCGGCCTTGCCCAGAAG ATTGAGAAGCATGAACTTCTCGAGATGAGACGTGTAGCTGCTTACATTTATAAAAAGGCTGGAAGGTGGAAGCAGTCAATTGCGCTTTCTAAGAAAGACAATCTTTACAAAGATGCCATGGAGACTGCTTCACAATCTGGAGATCGTGAACTTGCCGAGGACTTGCTTGTATATTTCATTGAGCAG GGAAAGAAGGAATGTTTTGCATCTTGCCTTTTCGTTTGTTACGACTTGATTCGTGCAGATGTCGCTCTTGAACTCGCTTGGATGAATAACATGATTGACTTTGCATTCCCGTACCTATTGCAg TTTATACGTGAATACACAGGCAAAGTTGATGAACTAATCAAGGACAAAATAGAGGCAGCAAATGAAATGAAGGCTAAAGAAAGTGAAGAGAAGGATGTGATTAAGCAACAG AATATGTATGCACAGTTGTTGCCTCTTGCTTTACCTGCACCGCCGGGTATGGGAGGAGCTGGAATGTCAGGTTATGGCCAGCCACCACCACCAGGTATGGGTGGAATGGGGATGCCTCCAATGCCCCCATACGGCATGCCACCAATGGGATATTGA